One genomic region from Frateuria soli encodes:
- a CDS encoding dienelactone hydrolase family protein has protein sequence MRLLRCCCVLLFSFTTLATQAKMVHRPVEWTDGGIRFHSVLVYDEAVTAKRPGLVMVPNWYGINDQAIRKAEMIAGKQYVVLLTDMYGRDVRPTDDDAAKAAVQPLYADRALMRHRINTALAQLKAQAGTAPLDVGKLAAIGFCFGGSAVLDLARSGADVAAVVSFHGALEAGKPALPDHFKARVLVMNGADDRGTMPDADAFMDEMRASDADWQFVVLGNAVHCFTETGENSTGCKYDARAAARSYRMMQDWLDAAFAHRP, from the coding sequence ATGCGCCTGCTTCGCTGCTGTTGCGTATTGTTGTTCTCGTTCACCACCCTGGCCACCCAGGCGAAGATGGTGCATCGCCCGGTGGAATGGACCGACGGCGGCATCCGCTTCCACAGCGTGCTGGTATACGACGAGGCCGTCACCGCCAAGCGCCCCGGCCTGGTGATGGTGCCCAACTGGTACGGCATCAACGACCAGGCGATCAGGAAGGCCGAGATGATCGCCGGCAAGCAGTACGTGGTCCTGCTGACCGACATGTACGGCCGGGACGTGCGCCCGACCGACGACGACGCGGCCAAGGCCGCGGTCCAGCCGCTCTACGCCGATCGCGCGCTGATGCGCCATCGCATCAATACCGCCCTGGCGCAGCTGAAGGCGCAGGCCGGCACGGCGCCGCTGGACGTCGGCAAGCTTGCCGCGATCGGTTTCTGCTTCGGTGGTTCGGCGGTGCTGGACCTGGCCCGTAGCGGCGCCGACGTGGCCGCGGTGGTGTCGTTCCACGGCGCCCTGGAGGCCGGCAAGCCCGCGCTTCCGGATCATTTCAAGGCGCGCGTGCTGGTCATGAACGGCGCCGACGACAGGGGCACCATGCCCGACGCCGATGCGTTCATGGACGAGATGCGCGCCAGCGATGCCGACTGGCAGTTCGTGGTGCTCGGCAACGCGGTGCACTGCTTCACCGAGACCGGCGAGAACTCGACCGGCTGCAAGTACGACGCCCGCGCGGCCGCGCGCAGCTACCGCATGATGCAGGACTGGCTGGACGCGGCCTTCGCCCATCGGCCGTAG